In a genomic window of Mycolicibacillus parakoreensis:
- a CDS encoding APC family permease encodes MSKLSTAARRVILGRPFRSDRLQHTLLPKRIALPVFASDALSSVAYAPEEVFLMLSVAGLAAYSLTPWIGLAVAFVMLVVVASYRQNVHAYPSGGGDFEVATANLGANAGLTVAAALMVDYVLTVAVSISSAVSNIGSAYPLIAEHKVLFAVGAIVAVMGMNLRGVRESGVAFALPTYAFIVAMAVTLGWGLFRIWVLGEPLRAESADFEMHAEGGAIAGVALVFLVARSFSSGCAALTGVEAISNGVPAFRKPKSRNAATTLLMMGALSVSMLMGIVLLAQQTGVQIVDDPRTQLGGAPADYHQKTVVAQLAHTVFGGFHLGFVAVTAVTALILVLAANTAFNGFPVLGSVLAQHSYLPRQLHTRGDRLAFSNGIVFLAIAAGAVTVAFQAKVTALIQLYIVGVFVSFTLSQIGMVRHWTRLLRTETDPRARRVMLRARLVNLIGSVCTATVLLVVLVTKFLAGAWIAMLAMTVLFALMKLIHRHYEAIGRELARQADDETETVLPSRNHALVLVSKLHLPTLRALAYARATRPDTLEAITVSVDDAETRALVQQWEQSDVAVPLKVIASPYREITRPVLDYVKRVSRESPRTVVTVFIPEYVVGRWWEQVLHNQSAFRLKTRLLFMPQVMVTSVPWQLNSSERLKTLRHRVAPGDTRRGFVDEAR; translated from the coding sequence GTGTCCAAACTTTCCACCGCGGCACGCCGGGTCATCCTGGGCCGGCCGTTTCGCAGCGACCGGCTGCAGCACACCCTGCTGCCCAAGCGGATCGCGTTGCCGGTGTTCGCCTCCGACGCGCTGTCGTCGGTGGCCTACGCCCCCGAGGAAGTGTTCCTCATGCTGTCGGTGGCCGGGCTGGCCGCCTACTCGCTGACGCCGTGGATCGGGCTGGCGGTGGCGTTCGTGATGCTGGTCGTGGTGGCCAGCTACCGCCAGAACGTGCACGCCTACCCGTCCGGCGGCGGCGACTTCGAGGTGGCCACCGCCAACCTCGGCGCCAACGCCGGGCTCACCGTCGCCGCGGCGCTGATGGTCGACTACGTGTTGACCGTGGCGGTGTCGATCTCCTCGGCGGTCTCCAACATCGGCTCGGCGTATCCGCTCATCGCCGAGCACAAGGTGCTGTTCGCGGTCGGTGCGATCGTGGCGGTGATGGGGATGAACCTGCGCGGGGTGCGCGAATCGGGCGTGGCGTTCGCCCTGCCCACCTACGCGTTCATCGTGGCGATGGCGGTCACCCTCGGCTGGGGACTGTTCCGTATCTGGGTGCTCGGTGAGCCGCTGCGCGCGGAGTCGGCGGACTTCGAGATGCACGCCGAGGGCGGGGCGATCGCGGGGGTGGCGTTGGTGTTCCTGGTGGCCCGATCGTTCTCTTCGGGCTGTGCGGCGCTGACCGGGGTGGAGGCCATCAGCAACGGCGTGCCGGCGTTTCGTAAACCGAAGTCGCGCAACGCCGCGACCACGCTGCTGATGATGGGGGCCCTCTCGGTCTCGATGCTGATGGGCATCGTGCTGCTGGCCCAGCAGACCGGGGTGCAGATCGTCGACGACCCGCGCACCCAGCTCGGCGGCGCCCCGGCCGACTACCACCAGAAGACCGTGGTCGCCCAACTGGCCCACACCGTGTTCGGCGGATTCCACCTCGGTTTCGTCGCGGTCACCGCGGTGACCGCACTGATCCTGGTGCTCGCGGCCAACACCGCGTTCAACGGGTTCCCGGTCCTCGGTTCGGTGCTGGCCCAGCACAGCTACCTGCCGCGCCAGCTGCACACGCGCGGGGACCGGCTGGCGTTCTCCAACGGGATCGTGTTCCTGGCGATCGCCGCGGGGGCGGTCACCGTCGCATTCCAGGCCAAGGTGACCGCGCTCATCCAGCTCTACATCGTCGGGGTGTTCGTGTCGTTCACGTTGAGCCAGATCGGCATGGTCCGCCACTGGACCCGGCTGCTGCGCACCGAGACCGACCCGCGGGCGCGGCGCGTCATGCTGCGGGCGCGGCTGGTCAACCTGATCGGTTCGGTGTGCACCGCGACGGTGCTGCTGGTGGTGTTGGTCACCAAGTTCCTCGCCGGGGCGTGGATCGCGATGCTGGCGATGACGGTGCTGTTCGCGTTGATGAAACTGATCCACCGCCACTACGAGGCGATCGGGCGCGAACTGGCCCGCCAGGCCGACGACGAGACCGAGACGGTGCTGCCCAGCCGCAACCACGCGCTGGTGCTGGTCTCCAAACTGCATCTGCCGACGCTGCGGGCGCTGGCCTACGCCCGGGCCACCCGCCCGGACACCCTGGAGGCGATCACGGTCAGCGTCGACGACGCCGAGACCCGCGCGTTGGTGCAGCAGTGGGAGCAGAGCGACGTCGCGGTGCCGTTGAAGGTGATCGCCTCGCCGTACCGGGAGATCACCCGCCCGGTGCTCGACTACGTCAAACGGGTCAGCAGGGAGTCGCCGCGCACCGTGGTCACCGTGTTCATCCCCGAATACGTGGTGGGCCGGTGGTGGGAACAGGTGCTGCACAACCAGAGCGCGTTCCGGCTGAAAACCCGGCTGCTGTTCATGCCGCAGGTGATGGTCACCTCGGTGCCGTGGCAGCTCAACTCCTCGGAGCGGCTCAAGACCCTGCGCCATCGGGTCGCGCCCGGCGACACCCGGCGCGGTTTCGTGGATGAGGCGCGGTGA
- a CDS encoding potassium channel family protein codes for MRVVVMGCGRVGSSLADGLARIGHDVAVIDRDSTAFSRLSPEFTGERVLGMGFDRDVLLQAGIEDAGAFAAVSSGDNSNIISARLARETFGVTRVVARIYDAKRAAVYERLGIPTVATVPWTTDRLLNILTRDTEPAKWRDPTGTVAVVEVVLHEGWVGHRASDLETATGARVAFLLRFGSGLLPDAKTILQAGDQVYVAAVSGHAAEAVAIAALPPSEDPRGQR; via the coding sequence GTGAGGGTTGTAGTGATGGGATGCGGTCGGGTCGGCTCCTCGCTGGCCGACGGGCTGGCCCGGATCGGCCACGACGTGGCGGTCATCGACCGGGACAGCACGGCGTTTAGCCGACTCAGCCCGGAATTCACCGGGGAACGGGTCCTCGGCATGGGCTTCGACCGCGATGTGCTGCTGCAGGCCGGCATCGAAGACGCCGGGGCGTTCGCGGCGGTGTCCTCCGGGGACAACTCCAACATCATCTCCGCGCGACTGGCCCGCGAGACGTTCGGGGTGACCCGGGTGGTGGCCCGCATCTACGACGCGAAACGCGCCGCGGTCTACGAACGGCTCGGCATCCCCACGGTGGCGACCGTGCCGTGGACCACCGACCGGTTGCTCAACATCTTGACCCGCGACACCGAACCCGCGAAATGGCGCGACCCCACCGGCACCGTGGCGGTGGTCGAGGTGGTGTTGCACGAGGGCTGGGTGGGCCACCGGGCCAGCGACCTCGAGACCGCCACCGGCGCGCGGGTGGCGTTTCTGCTGCGCTTCGGCTCGGGGCTGCTGCCCGACGCGAAGACCATCCTGCAGGCCGGCGACCAGGTGTATGTGGCAGCGGTCTCCGGTCACGCCGCCGAGGCGGTGGCGATCGCGGCCCTGCCGCCCAGCGAGGATCCGCGGGGGCAGCGATGA
- a CDS encoding potassium channel family protein translates to MKVMIGGAGAVGRSIARELVDSGHEVCLIERNADHIDTDALATAQWQLGDTCELSLLESVHLEDFDVVIAATGDDKANVVLSLLAKTEFAVPRVVARVNDPRNEWLFTEAWGVDVAVSTPRMLASLVEEAVAVGDLVRLMTFRKGESNLVEITLPDDTPWGGRPVRKLELPRDAALVTILRGPRVIVPQADEPLEGGDELLFVAAAEVEAQLRALLLPAH, encoded by the coding sequence ATGAAGGTCATGATCGGCGGCGCCGGCGCCGTCGGCCGCTCGATCGCCCGCGAGCTCGTCGACAGCGGCCACGAGGTCTGCCTCATCGAACGCAACGCCGACCACATCGACACCGACGCGTTGGCGACCGCGCAGTGGCAGCTCGGAGACACCTGCGAGCTGAGCCTGCTGGAGTCGGTGCACCTGGAGGACTTCGACGTGGTGATCGCCGCGACCGGCGATGACAAGGCCAACGTGGTGCTGTCGCTGCTGGCCAAAACCGAGTTCGCCGTACCCCGGGTGGTGGCCCGGGTCAACGATCCGCGCAACGAGTGGCTGTTCACCGAGGCGTGGGGCGTCGATGTGGCGGTCTCCACCCCGCGGATGCTGGCCTCACTGGTGGAGGAGGCCGTCGCCGTCGGCGACCTGGTGCGGTTGATGACCTTCCGCAAGGGCGAGTCCAACCTGGTGGAGATCACCCTGCCCGACGACACCCCGTGGGGGGGACGGCCGGTGCGCAAACTGGAGTTGCCGCGCGACGCGGCGCTGGTGACGATTCTGCGCGGGCCCCGGGTGATCGTCCCGCAGGCCGACGAACCGCTGGAGGGCGGCGACGAGTTGCTGTTCGTCGCGGCCGCCGAGGTCGAAGCCCAGTTGCGCGCGCTGCTGCTACCGGCCCACTGA
- a CDS encoding DUF3159 domain-containing protein, protein MSAAPQGHQRLLDQVGGVSGLLYSSLPVLVFVPTSSLFGLRAAILAALGAATAVLGWRLLRRQSAQPALSGFFGVAICVLIAYLTGESRGYFLLGIVMSLLWAAVFAVSILIRRPVVGYLWSWTTGRDRCWRRVPAAVFAFDLATAAWVLVFGSRFVVQALLFNADQTGWLAVARIAMGWPLTALAAVVTYLVIKTVQRRLDDPDPGASAGPEPGEPGTRDPVDSVGR, encoded by the coding sequence ATGAGCGCCGCGCCGCAGGGCCACCAACGACTGCTCGACCAGGTCGGCGGGGTGAGCGGGCTGCTCTACTCCTCGCTGCCGGTGCTGGTGTTCGTGCCCACCTCGAGTCTGTTCGGGCTGCGGGCGGCGATCCTGGCCGCGCTGGGCGCGGCCACCGCCGTGCTCGGTTGGCGGCTGCTGCGCCGACAGTCCGCCCAGCCGGCGCTGTCGGGCTTCTTCGGGGTGGCCATCTGTGTGCTGATCGCCTACCTGACCGGGGAGTCACGCGGGTATTTCCTGCTGGGCATCGTGATGTCGCTGCTGTGGGCCGCGGTGTTCGCGGTGTCGATCCTGATCCGCCGCCCGGTGGTCGGCTACCTGTGGAGCTGGACGACCGGCCGGGACCGGTGCTGGCGGCGGGTCCCCGCGGCGGTGTTCGCGTTCGACCTGGCCACCGCCGCCTGGGTGCTGGTCTTCGGTTCCCGGTTTGTGGTGCAGGCGCTGTTGTTCAACGCCGACCAGACCGGGTGGTTGGCGGTGGCGCGCATCGCGATGGGATGGCCGTTGACCGCCCTGGCCGCGGTCGTCACCTACCTGGTGATCAAGACGGTCCAGCGCCGCCTGGACGACCCGGATCCCGGGGCGTCGGCCGGCCCGGAGCCGGGCGAACCGGGCACGCGGGACCCGGTGGATTCAGTGGGCCGGTAG
- a CDS encoding OB-fold nucleic acid binding domain-containing protein yields MTAPGGFVRRLTRRLTEDPELRDAEELCDEAVNTGAQRVIDCERGQEVTMVGMLRTVETNAKGCAGGVRAELFDGTDTVTLVWLGQRRIPGIESGRTLRVHGRVGRADNGAKTMHNPHYEIQQ; encoded by the coding sequence ATGACCGCGCCCGGAGGTTTTGTTCGCCGGCTGACCCGTCGGCTGACCGAGGATCCCGAGCTGCGCGACGCCGAGGAACTCTGCGACGAGGCGGTCAACACCGGCGCGCAGCGGGTCATCGACTGCGAGCGCGGCCAGGAGGTCACCATGGTCGGGATGCTGCGCACCGTGGAGACCAACGCCAAGGGCTGCGCCGGCGGGGTGCGTGCCGAATTGTTCGACGGCACCGACACGGTGACCCTGGTCTGGTTGGGGCAGCGCCGCATTCCGGGCATCGAATCGGGTCGCACCCTGCGCGTGCACGGCCGGGTGGGGCGCGCGGACAACGGCGCCAAAACGATGCACAACCCGCACTACGAAATCCAGCAGTGA
- a CDS encoding alpha/beta hydrolase, with product MTVSLRHVRTVVLPGTGSDDDYTRRAFDAPLRQVGAVPVMPRPRPSALLDGYWEALDSAASGGPIAVGGVSIGAAVAVAWALRHPDRTVAVLAALPAWTGDPACSPAAGSALATAAQLRRDGLAATTAQMAAASPRWLADELTRSWRGQWPALPEAMETAAGYVAPTRAELAGLRAPLAVAAAADDPIHPRAVGTEWVAAVDRGALRVLTLDEIGADPAVLGRACLAALAEAGSAR from the coding sequence ATGACCGTGTCGCTGCGTCACGTCCGCACCGTCGTCCTGCCCGGAACCGGGTCGGACGACGACTACACCCGCCGCGCGTTCGACGCCCCGTTACGCCAGGTGGGAGCGGTGCCGGTGATGCCGCGGCCGCGGCCCTCGGCACTGCTCGACGGCTATTGGGAGGCGTTGGACTCGGCGGCCTCGGGGGGCCCGATCGCCGTCGGCGGGGTGTCGATCGGCGCGGCGGTGGCCGTCGCCTGGGCGCTGCGCCACCCCGACCGCACCGTGGCGGTGCTGGCCGCACTGCCCGCCTGGACCGGCGATCCGGCGTGCAGCCCGGCGGCCGGCTCGGCGCTCGCCACCGCCGCGCAACTGCGCCGCGACGGCCTGGCGGCCACCACCGCCCAGATGGCCGCGGCCAGCCCACGGTGGCTGGCCGACGAGCTCACCCGGTCCTGGCGTGGGCAGTGGCCGGCACTGCCCGAGGCGATGGAGACCGCCGCCGGCTATGTCGCGCCCACCCGCGCCGAACTGGCCGGTCTGCGGGCGCCGCTGGCGGTCGCGGCGGCCGCCGACGACCCGATTCATCCCCGGGCGGTCGGCACCGAATGGGTCGCGGCGGTCGATCGCGGCGCGCTGCGGGTGCTGACCCTCGACGAGATCGGCGCCGACCCCGCCGTGCTGGGCAGGGCCTGCCTGGCGGCGCTGGCCGAGGCGGGTTCGGCGCGCTGA
- a CDS encoding DUF3710 domain-containing protein, with protein MSDNDDLVDDVDGPFDIDDFDDPQAAEHARLDLGSVLLPIPQTGQVQVELTEAGVPNAVWVVTPNGRFTIAAYAAPKSTGLWRDVAAELAESLRNDAAEVSIVDGRWGREVVGIGTGVVRFIGVDGYRWMIRCVVNGAPETVEELAEEARRALADTVVRRGSTPMPVRTPLPVVLPEPMAEQLRQAAAAAGENAGEPDPPPQETVERRSVDGSAMQQLRTITGG; from the coding sequence ATGAGTGACAACGATGATCTCGTCGACGACGTCGACGGCCCGTTCGACATCGACGACTTCGACGATCCCCAGGCCGCTGAGCACGCGCGGCTGGACCTCGGCTCGGTGCTGCTGCCGATCCCGCAGACCGGACAGGTTCAGGTGGAGCTGACCGAGGCCGGGGTGCCCAACGCGGTGTGGGTGGTGACCCCCAACGGCCGGTTCACCATCGCCGCCTACGCCGCCCCGAAATCCACCGGGCTGTGGCGGGACGTCGCCGCCGAGCTGGCCGAGTCGTTACGCAACGACGCCGCGGAGGTGTCGATCGTCGACGGCCGGTGGGGCCGCGAGGTCGTCGGCATCGGGACGGGGGTGGTCCGGTTCATCGGTGTCGACGGTTACCGGTGGATGATCCGCTGCGTGGTCAACGGCGCCCCGGAGACGGTGGAGGAGCTCGCCGAGGAAGCCCGCCGGGCGCTGGCCGACACCGTGGTGCGTCGCGGGAGCACCCCGATGCCGGTGCGTACCCCGCTGCCGGTGGTGCTGCCCGAGCCGATGGCCGAGCAGCTGCGCCAGGCCGCCGCGGCCGCCGGCGAGAACGCCGGCGAGCCCGATCCGCCACCGCAGGAGACCGTGGAGCGGCGCAGCGTCGACGGGTCGGCGATGCAGCAGCTGCGCACCATCACCGGCGGGTGA
- the dut gene encoding dUTP diphosphatase has product MSTSLAVLRLDPELPLPHRAHDGDAGVDLYSAVDIELGPGQRALVPTGVAVAIPRGMVGLVHPRSGLAARVGLSIVNSPGTIDAGYRGEIKVSLINLDPATPITVARGDRIAQLLVQRVELPELVEVASFDEAGLAGTARGQGGHGSSGGHASL; this is encoded by the coding sequence GTGTCGACCAGTCTGGCCGTGCTGCGTTTGGATCCCGAGCTGCCGTTGCCCCACCGGGCCCACGACGGTGACGCCGGCGTTGACCTCTACAGCGCCGTCGACATCGAATTGGGCCCCGGACAGCGTGCCCTGGTGCCCACCGGGGTGGCCGTCGCCATCCCGCGCGGGATGGTCGGCTTGGTGCATCCGCGCTCCGGATTGGCTGCGCGGGTGGGGCTTTCGATCGTCAACAGTCCCGGCACGATCGACGCCGGGTACCGCGGTGAGATCAAGGTGTCGTTGATCAACCTGGATCCGGCCACCCCGATCACCGTCGCCCGCGGAGATCGGATCGCCCAACTGTTGGTGCAGCGGGTGGAGCTGCCCGAGTTGGTCGAGGTCGCCTCGTTCGACGAGGCCGGACTGGCCGGGACCGCCCGCGGCCAGGGCGGTCACGGCTCCTCCGGCGGACATGCCAGTTTGTGA
- a CDS encoding DUF3093 domain-containing protein, translated as MSGTRVAPQSVRYAERLWVPWWWWPLGLLVAAIFAYEVNLSLRALPDWLPFALLGAVAAATLLWLGRVEVRVVDGGAPDGVELWVADAHLPVAVIARTAEIPRSAKSAALGRQLDPAAFVMHRGWVGPLLLVVLDDPDDPTPYWLVSCRRPDRMRAALAAHPEPA; from the coding sequence ATGTCCGGAACACGTGTCGCCCCGCAGAGCGTGCGCTACGCCGAACGGCTCTGGGTGCCGTGGTGGTGGTGGCCGCTGGGCTTACTGGTCGCCGCGATCTTCGCCTACGAGGTGAATCTGAGTCTGCGTGCCCTTCCGGACTGGCTGCCGTTCGCGCTGCTGGGCGCCGTCGCGGCCGCCACTCTGCTGTGGCTGGGGCGCGTGGAGGTCCGTGTCGTCGACGGCGGGGCGCCCGACGGCGTCGAGTTGTGGGTGGCCGACGCGCACCTGCCGGTCGCCGTGATCGCCCGCACCGCCGAGATTCCGCGCTCGGCGAAATCGGCGGCGCTCGGCCGCCAGCTGGATCCGGCGGCCTTCGTCATGCACCGCGGCTGGGTGGGACCGTTGCTGTTGGTGGTGCTCGACGACCCCGACGATCCGACGCCGTACTGGCTGGTCAGCTGTCGCCGTCCGGACCGGATGCGCGCAGCGCTGGCCGCTCACCCCGAACCCGCCTAG
- a CDS encoding DUF4193 domain-containing protein produces MATDYDAPRRNEADEVSEDSIEELKARRNEAQSAVVDVDESETAESFELPGADLSGEELSVRVIPKQADEFTCSSCFLVQHRSRLASEKNGVMICTDCAA; encoded by the coding sequence ATGGCTACCGACTATGACGCCCCACGGCGCAACGAGGCGGACGAGGTTTCCGAGGACTCCATCGAGGAGCTCAAGGCGCGTCGCAACGAAGCGCAGTCGGCCGTGGTGGACGTCGACGAATCTGAGACCGCCGAGTCGTTCGAGCTGCCCGGCGCCGACCTGTCCGGCGAGGAGCTGTCGGTGCGGGTCATCCCGAAGCAGGCCGACGAGTTCACCTGCTCGAGCTGTTTTCTGGTCCAACACCGCAGCCGGCTGGCCAGCGAGAAGAACGGCGTGATGATCTGCACCGACTGCGCGGCGTGA
- the cei gene encoding envelope integrity protein Cei has protein sequence MVAQITAGTAFDKHGRPFRRRNPTPALIALVVMVLATTVIWTVALTRHTDAEEVAICNPPPPGTTADQPALGEQVTPSTMVEIIPADLTATTVRVLNASGRGGQATEVAGALRDLGFPTPTAANDPIYATERLDCQGQIRFGEAGEAAAAAVWLVAPCTELFRDNREDDSVDLALGTDFAALTHSDDVEAVLARLRPDAADAPEKPQLIQAHSGVC, from the coding sequence GTGGTCGCACAAATCACCGCAGGCACCGCCTTCGACAAACACGGTCGGCCGTTCCGGCGGCGCAACCCTACACCCGCACTGATCGCCTTGGTGGTCATGGTGCTGGCGACCACGGTGATCTGGACGGTCGCCCTGACCCGCCACACCGACGCCGAGGAGGTGGCGATCTGCAATCCGCCGCCGCCGGGCACGACGGCCGACCAGCCCGCCCTGGGCGAGCAGGTGACCCCGTCGACGATGGTGGAGATCATCCCGGCCGACCTCACCGCGACCACCGTGCGGGTGCTCAACGCCAGCGGCCGGGGCGGGCAGGCCACCGAGGTCGCCGGCGCGCTCCGCGACCTGGGTTTCCCCACCCCGACGGCGGCCAACGACCCGATCTACGCCACCGAACGGCTGGACTGCCAGGGCCAGATCCGCTTCGGCGAGGCCGGTGAGGCCGCCGCAGCGGCGGTCTGGCTGGTCGCGCCCTGCACCGAGTTGTTCCGCGACAATCGCGAGGACGACTCGGTCGACCTGGCGTTGGGCACCGACTTCGCCGCGCTGACCCACTCCGACGACGTCGAGGCGGTGCTGGCCCGGCTACGCCCAGACGCCGCCGACGCCCCGGAGAAACCCCAGTTGATCCAGGCCCACAGCGGCGTCTGCTGA
- a CDS encoding inositol monophosphatase family protein, whose translation MRPDDVRPAALRAVAEAVAGEAAAFVRRRRGEVLVPASATPIAVRAKSTPTDPVTVVDTETEDLLRRRLAELRPGDPVLGEEGGSRRGAGAPDAVTWVVDPIDGTVNFVYGIPAFAVSVAAQVNGVSVAGAVADVAADAVYSAARGVGAHRRSAAGTEVLRCSGATALSMALLGTGFGYSAARRRVQADLLARMLPRVRDVRRIGSAALDLCLIAAGRLDAFYEHGLNVWDWAAGALIAAEAGAEVVIPEPERTGAGAVVVAAAPGISADLVDTLAGYGGMASIAG comes from the coding sequence GTGCGACCCGACGATGTGCGACCCGCGGCGTTGCGGGCGGTGGCCGAGGCGGTCGCCGGCGAGGCCGCGGCCTTCGTGCGGCGACGCCGTGGCGAGGTGCTGGTCCCCGCCTCGGCGACGCCGATCGCGGTGCGCGCCAAGAGCACCCCGACCGACCCGGTGACCGTGGTCGACACCGAGACCGAGGATCTGCTGCGCCGCCGCCTCGCCGAGTTGCGCCCCGGCGACCCGGTGCTGGGGGAGGAGGGCGGTTCCCGGCGCGGCGCCGGGGCGCCCGACGCGGTCACCTGGGTGGTCGACCCGATCGACGGCACGGTCAACTTCGTCTACGGCATCCCGGCGTTTGCGGTGTCGGTGGCCGCTCAGGTCAACGGGGTGTCGGTGGCCGGGGCGGTGGCCGATGTGGCCGCCGACGCGGTCTATTCGGCGGCGCGTGGCGTCGGCGCCCACCGCCGGTCCGCCGCCGGCACCGAGGTGTTGCGCTGCAGCGGGGCCACCGCGCTGTCCATGGCGTTGCTGGGCACCGGATTCGGCTATTCGGCGGCGCGCCGGCGGGTCCAGGCCGACCTGTTGGCCCGCATGCTGCCGCGGGTCCGCGACGTGCGCCGCATCGGTTCGGCGGCGCTGGATCTGTGTCTGATCGCCGCCGGACGGCTCGACGCGTTCTACGAACACGGGCTCAACGTCTGGGACTGGGCGGCCGGGGCCCTGATCGCCGCGGAGGCCGGCGCCGAGGTGGTGATCCCGGAACCGGAGCGCACCGGCGCGGGTGCGGTGGTGGTGGCCGCCGCGCCGGGGATCAGCGCCGACCTGGTCGACACGCTGGCCGGGTACGGCGGGATGGCATCGATCGCCGGCTGA
- the ppgK gene encoding polyphosphate--glucose phosphotransferase, with amino-acid sequence MSTTGSVPRDHGFGVDVGGSGIKGGIVDLNTGQLVGDRFKLPTPQPATPPAVARTVAAVVRELDWDGPLGVTYPGVVKNGQVRTAANVDKGWIGANVRDVIGAELPGQDVTVLNDADAAGLAEVRFGAGREHSGVVVLLTFGTGIGSAVIHDGVLLPNTEFGHIDVGGKEAEHRAAASVKERKDWSYAKWARQVSKVLAAIEKAIWPDLFIAGGGISRKAHKWLPLLDSDTPVVAAALQNTAGIVGAAMAADPGFGHRVGR; translated from the coding sequence ATGAGCACCACCGGCAGCGTCCCGCGCGATCACGGATTCGGCGTCGACGTCGGCGGCAGCGGCATCAAGGGCGGCATCGTCGACCTGAACACCGGGCAGCTGGTCGGTGACCGGTTCAAACTGCCCACCCCGCAGCCGGCCACCCCACCGGCGGTGGCCCGCACCGTCGCCGCGGTGGTCCGCGAACTCGACTGGGACGGACCGCTGGGGGTCACCTACCCGGGTGTGGTCAAAAACGGGCAGGTGCGCACCGCGGCCAACGTCGACAAGGGCTGGATCGGGGCCAACGTGCGCGATGTGATCGGCGCTGAGCTGCCCGGCCAGGACGTCACGGTGCTCAACGACGCCGACGCGGCCGGTCTCGCCGAGGTCCGGTTCGGCGCCGGCCGCGAACACTCCGGGGTGGTCGTGTTGTTGACCTTCGGCACCGGGATCGGTTCGGCGGTCATCCACGACGGCGTGCTGCTTCCCAACACCGAGTTCGGTCACATCGATGTGGGCGGCAAGGAGGCCGAGCACCGGGCGGCCGCGTCGGTCAAGGAACGCAAGGACTGGAGCTACGCGAAGTGGGCCCGGCAGGTCTCCAAGGTGCTCGCCGCGATCGAGAAGGCGATCTGGCCGGACCTGTTCATCGCCGGCGGCGGCATCAGCCGCAAGGCGCACAAGTGGTTGCCGCTGCTGGACAGCGACACGCCGGTGGTGGCCGCGGCGTTGCAGAACACGGCCGGGATCGTGGGGGCTGCGATGGCCGCGGACCCCGGGTTCGGCCATCGGGTCGGGCGCTGA